In a genomic window of Bacillota bacterium:
- a CDS encoding GPR endopeptidase: protein MEIDFENPRTDLAIEARDLAYTRMGTREIPGVISEEEETEHTAVTRVRILNEQGERAMGKLRGNYVTIESQELRSQSRDIQQEIAQVFARELNRLANIPPDATVMCCGLGNWQATPDALGPRVIEKLLVTRHLYGMTPKELRGGMRPVCAIAPGVLGITGMETGEVIRGIVNTIRPNVVIVIDALAARSTSRVGTTIQMGDTGIQPGSGVGNKRLGITHESLGVPVIAIGIPTVVDAITIVSDAMDLLAEIQPGAPRADYVYGQTPAAMGSRVGPAGGPQQSPGMIQSVTPDQKKHLMRQLLQPYMGALMVTPKEIDDIIEEIARVVASGLNAALHPQMDWDRVLEYLS, encoded by the coding sequence ATGGAAATCGATTTTGAAAATCCACGGACCGACCTGGCCATCGAGGCAAGGGACCTAGCATACACGCGGATGGGAACGCGGGAGATTCCGGGTGTGATCTCGGAAGAGGAGGAAACAGAGCATACAGCAGTAACTCGCGTGAGAATCCTAAATGAGCAGGGCGAGCGCGCCATGGGAAAACTTCGGGGCAATTATGTCACCATCGAGTCCCAGGAGTTGCGTTCCCAAAGCAGGGATATCCAGCAGGAGATAGCCCAAGTATTTGCGCGCGAGTTGAATCGATTGGCTAACATTCCACCTGATGCCACTGTGATGTGCTGCGGATTAGGGAATTGGCAGGCTACGCCGGATGCTCTGGGACCAAGGGTCATAGAGAAACTACTTGTCACCAGGCATCTCTATGGAATGACCCCGAAAGAGCTTCGGGGTGGAATGCGACCCGTATGCGCCATAGCTCCCGGGGTGTTAGGCATCACAGGCATGGAGACCGGCGAGGTGATCCGGGGGATCGTGAATACTATTAGGCCGAATGTGGTAATAGTGATAGATGCTTTGGCTGCCCGTTCAACCAGTCGAGTTGGGACGACCATCCAGATGGGGGATACTGGGATTCAGCCTGGTTCAGGCGTGGGAAACAAACGGCTTGGAATCACCCATGAGTCTCTTGGAGTCCCGGTCATTGCCATAGGAATACCTACGGTGGTTGATGCGATAACTATCGTATCTGATGCTATGGACCTTCTGGCAGAGATTCAGCCGGGGGCGCCGCGCGCAGACTATGTATATGGGCAGACGCCGGCTGCGATGGGTTCTAGAGTCGGGCCCGCGGGGGGGCCTCAGCAATCTCCTGGCATGATACAATCCGTCACCCCAGATCAGAAGAAGCACCTGATGAGGCAACTCCTTCAGCCATATATGGGTGCCCTGATGGTGACACCCAAGGAGATAGACGATATTATCGAGGAAATAGCGAGAGTTGTTGCATCTGGACTCAATGCTGCACTTCACCCGCAGATGGATTGGGACAGGGTGCTTGAATACCTGAGTTGA
- a CDS encoding DUF4131 domain-containing protein, protein MSFRLSYMRHPLFIAGALFSAGIVLGWGALYRVSWSADLLLAYSLALSGVACAVAGVLCISPGRLYSASPEHLFGLVMVFLGIARLTLAEANLAGQDMALPFDLMMTAEARLLAEESASGKYRQAPAMIRWGSYRFKALIRWRNQDHEHAHGRKAETASRAGSPGRNGGPNPVDDARWKIAHGPILGYGDEVRVTGRLVRPLPARNPGGFDMRSYLKCQGITRVMYLNESPIPLPSSQPGSLHIAGKWRQEMNKGRGVKKYVDSIIKAVYGIRQKILICATRGVDSPQREMLSAILFGRGMTAAGNEAGLSGEMAEAFRAAGVTHIFSVSGLHVSLVVSAVSSAISPLGFKGVLRATVLLMVCLGYCIMSGMSASCIRAAIMAFGGVLGGQGNGNSINLLGLAALLILAGNPLLLFDVGFQLSFVTTAAIITMSGPICRYIRSSFPGPFKGLSSPIAVSIASQLGSWPIISRYFHQVSIAGIFSNLLILPLVEAVLISGMVSGVIGAFAPHLSLILNLGNSLILKAITLIIMGPFDWMGWGLVRWTIPPALLITHYVGLITITISYGTVKYRVYRFALNARLRKICLAVLAFGIIAAIIWHLAFYDRLRVIFISVGQGDSALIMAPGRRTMLIDGGNPEGEAVLSVLREYSISQLDVVVLTHPHEDHVGGLPAVLREVGADYIIDVGLPGDSPSYEEFLREARETGAKYMRARKGTRIKLGPRVEVDVLHPPERIPPHVSLNDGSMVLRLMHGKNSFLFAADIEEEGQRRLISEASDEQMLRSTVLKVAHHGGFSATNPEFFRAVMPTHSIISVGSNPFGHPSKWTIRALEDIKSRIYRTDISGAVIIESDGQKIREVRWSFGDIRLRH, encoded by the coding sequence ATGAGCTTCAGGTTGTCTTATATGCGTCATCCCCTGTTCATAGCGGGCGCCCTCTTTTCGGCGGGAATTGTTCTAGGTTGGGGGGCCCTATATAGGGTCTCCTGGTCTGCAGATTTACTATTAGCCTATTCACTGGCGCTTTCGGGGGTTGCATGTGCGGTAGCTGGAGTCCTTTGTATATCGCCGGGTCGTCTATACTCGGCATCCCCTGAACATCTTTTTGGGCTGGTGATGGTCTTCCTTGGCATTGCGCGTCTCACGCTAGCGGAGGCAAATCTGGCAGGGCAAGATATGGCGCTTCCCTTTGATCTAATGATGACCGCTGAAGCAAGGCTGCTAGCTGAGGAAAGCGCCTCTGGAAAGTATCGGCAGGCTCCTGCCATGATCCGTTGGGGGTCTTACAGATTTAAAGCGCTCATTCGCTGGCGCAATCAAGATCATGAACATGCTCATGGACGCAAGGCCGAGACGGCCTCCCGAGCCGGCAGTCCTGGACGAAATGGCGGGCCGAACCCGGTTGATGATGCGAGGTGGAAGATCGCTCATGGCCCAATCCTCGGCTATGGTGATGAGGTAAGGGTGACAGGCAGGCTCGTTCGCCCGCTGCCCGCCAGAAACCCCGGGGGATTCGATATGAGGTCATATCTCAAATGCCAGGGCATTACAAGAGTTATGTACCTCAATGAGAGTCCGATTCCACTTCCCTCTTCACAGCCTGGATCTCTTCACATCGCGGGGAAATGGCGTCAGGAGATGAACAAAGGGCGTGGCGTGAAGAAGTATGTCGATTCCATAATAAAGGCAGTATATGGGATTCGCCAGAAGATCCTCATATGCGCCACCCGCGGGGTTGATTCTCCCCAGAGGGAAATGCTCTCTGCCATCTTATTTGGCAGGGGGATGACAGCGGCAGGAAACGAGGCTGGGTTGTCGGGAGAAATGGCAGAAGCCTTTAGAGCCGCTGGTGTAACCCATATTTTTTCAGTGTCCGGTCTTCATGTGAGTCTCGTGGTTTCGGCAGTTTCATCTGCCATATCGCCTTTGGGCTTTAAAGGCGTGTTGCGTGCCACCGTATTGTTGATGGTATGCCTGGGCTATTGCATCATGTCGGGCATGAGCGCATCTTGCATCAGGGCGGCAATCATGGCATTTGGGGGGGTCCTAGGTGGCCAGGGGAACGGGAACTCAATCAATCTTCTGGGTCTAGCGGCATTACTGATTCTTGCCGGTAACCCTCTTCTACTATTTGATGTGGGATTTCAGCTGTCTTTCGTAACGACCGCGGCTATCATCACTATGTCGGGACCGATATGTAGATATATAAGGTCATCTTTTCCTGGCCCCTTTAAGGGATTATCATCTCCGATCGCGGTAAGCATTGCTTCTCAGCTAGGATCATGGCCTATTATATCCAGGTACTTTCATCAAGTGAGCATTGCAGGGATCTTTTCAAACCTACTTATCCTGCCCCTTGTGGAGGCAGTGCTCATAAGTGGGATGGTGTCCGGAGTCATCGGCGCCTTTGCCCCACACCTAAGTCTCATATTGAATTTGGGCAATAGTCTCATTTTGAAGGCTATAACGCTCATCATTATGGGGCCCTTTGATTGGATGGGATGGGGCCTGGTGCGCTGGACCATCCCTCCGGCGCTTCTTATAACCCACTATGTCGGGCTGATTACGATCACCATCAGCTACGGGACTGTGAAATATAGAGTGTACCGGTTTGCGTTAAATGCGCGGTTGCGTAAGATATGTCTCGCTGTGCTGGCTTTTGGAATCATTGCGGCCATCATATGGCATCTTGCATTCTATGATAGGCTGAGGGTGATCTTCATTTCAGTGGGGCAAGGCGATTCGGCTCTGATCATGGCGCCCGGTCGGAGAACCATGTTGATAGATGGCGGAAATCCAGAGGGAGAAGCTGTGCTGTCAGTCCTTCGTGAATACAGCATAAGCCAGTTGGATGTCGTTGTTTTGACGCATCCTCATGAGGATCATGTAGGGGGGCTGCCTGCTGTCTTGAGAGAAGTAGGGGCCGATTATATCATTGATGTCGGACTTCCCGGCGACTCCCCGTCTTATGAAGAATTCCTCAGGGAGGCAAGAGAAACCGGGGCAAAATATATGAGGGCCAGGAAAGGGACCCGGATAAAGCTGGGGCCCCGGGTTGAAGTCGATGTGCTGCACCCTCCGGAAAGAATTCCCCCGCATGTTTCCCTAAATGATGGTTCAATGGTGCTGAGACTAATGCATGGTAAAAATTCCTTCCTTTTTGCCGCCGACATCGAGGAAGAAGGACAGCGCCGTCTGATTTCTGAAGCCTCTGATGAGCAGATGCTCAGGTCGACGGTGCTAAAGGTCGCCCATCACGGGGGATTCAGCGCGACAAATCCGGAGTTCTTTCGGGCGGTCATGCCCACTCATTCCATCATTTCCGTGGGATCAAATCCCTTTGGGCACCCATCGAAGTGGACAATCCGGGCATTGGAGGATATTAAATCAAGAATCTATCGCACAGACATATCAGGAGCAGTTATAATAGAATCAGATGGACAAAAGATCAGGGAGGTCCGGTGGAGCTTTGGTGATATCAGACTCAGGCATTGA
- a CDS encoding 30S ribosomal protein S20, which produces MANKRSAEKRARQTIKRTLRNSAIKSKVKTSIRKFLGALVDKDQARAAELLKQAVKTADQAAAKGVIHANVAARYKARLMRRFNDAFSAAEKQETEAGA; this is translated from the coding sequence GTGGCAAACAAAAGATCCGCAGAGAAGCGGGCAAGGCAGACCATAAAACGCACGCTCAGAAATAGCGCAATCAAGTCCAAAGTAAAGACCAGTATCAGGAAATTCCTTGGAGCATTGGTAGACAAAGATCAGGCCAGGGCAGCGGAATTGTTGAAGCAGGCGGTAAAGACGGCAGACCAGGCCGCGGCCAAGGGTGTAATCCATGCGAATGTCGCAGCACGCTATAAGGCAAGACTGATGCGGCGATTCAACGACGCGTTCTCCGCTGCAGAAAAACAAGAGACAGAGGCAGGGGCCTGA
- a CDS encoding leucine--tRNA ligase: MAFKRSWVRLPSSPPIPILLIRVVPREFDLSSLAYAGRKVLFFKIVYQASRILFFETKGEKPRLEEHYPFAEIEKKWQEKWARDGIYRTEKNDTRPKFYCLEMFPYPSGRLHMGHVRNYSLGDVVARFHTMNGYNVLHPMGWDAFGLPAENAALKHGIHPADWTYDNIAFMRNQLKRLGVSYDWDREVATCNEDYYRWTQWLFLLFYERGLAYKASSKVNWCPGCQTVLANEQVVDGECWRCHSQVEEKELEQWFLKITQYSDSLLKDLENLPGWPERVKIMQQNWIGKSEGARLFFPIEGLDENITVFTTRPDTLFGVTFMVLAPEHPLVEKLVQGRPEARECQALAEARMPRTERERMIAEKTGAPTGRYAINPVNGERIPIWVANYVLMEYGTGAVMGVPAHDQRDFEFARKYGLPIKVVIQPGKGVDLHPDTMDVAYSDPGVMVGSGPFTGLPSEEGKDKIIEWLEERGIGKREVQYRLRDWLISRQRYWGAPIPLVYCDRCGIVPVPADQLPVLLPRDVDFRPGGPSPLARHEGFLNTSCPRCGGAARRETDTMDTFVDSSWYFLRYASPHATSGPFVKDEVDYWLPVDQYIGGIEHAVMHLLYSRFFTKVLHDAGLVEFTEPFNALFTQGMVTLGGSAMSKSKGNIVDPDDIMNNYGADTARVFILFAAPPERDLEWSERGVEGAFRFLNRVWRLVNEFIDSSSGSDGMSIDPAKLTKRERLLRLKAHSTIKKVTEDIRDRFSLNTAISAIMELVNAIYDFRAEAASNGVSDLSDAVLREAIETVVLLLAPFAPHLTEELWERLGKAGSVHRQRWPQYSQEALKAEEMTIVIQVNGKVRDRITVPRGIEEDDLRNLALAQEKVRRFIGNKPVKGVFVVPERLVNIVI, translated from the coding sequence ATGGCATTCAAGAGGTCGTGGGTTCGACTCCCATCGTCTCCACCAATTCCTATCTTGCTAATCAGGGTGGTACCGCGAGAGTTTGACCTTTCGTCCCTGGCATATGCCGGGCGAAAGGTTTTGTTTTTTAAGATCGTCTATCAGGCATCGCGCATCCTATTCTTTGAAACGAAAGGAGAGAAGCCACGATTGGAGGAACACTATCCCTTTGCAGAAATCGAAAAGAAATGGCAAGAAAAATGGGCCAGGGATGGCATCTACAGGACAGAGAAGAATGATACCAGGCCCAAGTTCTATTGCCTTGAGATGTTCCCATACCCTTCAGGCCGCCTTCACATGGGGCATGTAAGGAATTATTCCCTGGGCGATGTGGTGGCTCGTTTCCATACGATGAACGGTTATAATGTGCTTCATCCAATGGGATGGGACGCTTTTGGATTGCCTGCGGAAAATGCCGCGCTCAAGCATGGTATTCACCCTGCGGACTGGACCTATGATAACATAGCCTTTATGCGAAACCAGCTAAAGCGTCTTGGGGTAAGCTATGACTGGGACCGCGAGGTGGCGACATGCAACGAAGATTATTACCGCTGGACCCAGTGGCTGTTCTTGCTCTTCTATGAGCGAGGTTTGGCATACAAAGCATCGAGCAAAGTGAATTGGTGCCCCGGCTGTCAGACAGTGCTTGCCAATGAACAGGTGGTTGACGGGGAATGCTGGCGCTGTCACAGTCAGGTCGAGGAAAAGGAACTTGAGCAATGGTTCCTCAAGATCACCCAATATTCAGATAGCCTGCTGAAAGATCTTGAGAATCTTCCGGGCTGGCCGGAACGGGTCAAGATTATGCAGCAGAACTGGATTGGAAAGAGTGAAGGCGCCAGGCTCTTTTTCCCAATTGAGGGTCTTGATGAAAATATAACAGTATTCACCACAAGGCCTGATACATTGTTCGGAGTGACATTCATGGTCCTCGCTCCTGAGCATCCACTGGTTGAGAAGTTGGTGCAGGGAAGGCCGGAGGCCAGAGAGTGCCAGGCTCTGGCAGAGGCGAGGATGCCCCGGACTGAACGTGAGCGCATGATAGCAGAGAAGACCGGAGCGCCTACTGGTAGATATGCCATAAACCCGGTGAATGGGGAGAGAATTCCCATATGGGTTGCCAACTATGTCCTAATGGAATATGGCACCGGAGCTGTTATGGGTGTGCCTGCCCACGATCAGAGGGATTTCGAATTTGCTCGAAAATACGGTCTTCCTATCAAAGTAGTCATACAACCCGGCAAAGGGGTCGACTTGCATCCGGATACGATGGATGTCGCTTACTCTGATCCTGGTGTGATGGTGGGCTCTGGGCCTTTTACCGGATTGCCCAGCGAAGAAGGCAAGGATAAGATCATAGAATGGCTGGAGGAGCGTGGAATTGGAAAGAGGGAAGTCCAATACAGATTGAGAGATTGGCTCATTTCCCGTCAGCGATACTGGGGGGCTCCGATCCCTCTTGTGTATTGCGATCGGTGCGGAATTGTGCCTGTGCCCGCGGACCAATTGCCGGTGCTTCTTCCAAGAGATGTGGATTTCAGGCCCGGAGGACCTTCTCCCCTGGCTAGACATGAAGGATTCTTGAATACATCATGTCCCAGGTGTGGGGGGGCTGCCAGGCGCGAGACGGATACCATGGATACCTTTGTGGATTCGTCGTGGTATTTCCTTCGCTATGCTTCGCCTCACGCAACCAGCGGGCCATTTGTCAAAGATGAGGTTGATTACTGGCTTCCCGTGGACCAATACATCGGAGGAATAGAGCATGCAGTGATGCACCTTCTGTATTCCAGGTTCTTTACAAAGGTGCTTCATGATGCCGGACTCGTAGAGTTTACAGAGCCCTTCAATGCGCTATTCACTCAGGGCATGGTTACGCTCGGCGGGTCGGCCATGTCAAAATCCAAAGGCAACATCGTGGATCCCGATGACATAATGAACAATTACGGGGCTGATACGGCTCGAGTCTTCATTCTTTTCGCAGCTCCTCCTGAGCGCGACCTGGAATGGAGCGAGCGCGGTGTCGAGGGGGCCTTTAGATTCCTGAACAGAGTATGGCGCCTTGTGAATGAGTTCATAGATAGCTCTTCAGGTTCTGACGGCATGAGCATAGATCCAGCTAAGCTCACAAAAAGAGAGCGGCTCCTGAGGCTTAAAGCGCACTCCACGATCAAAAAGGTGACCGAGGATATCAGGGATCGCTTCAGCCTCAATACGGCGATAAGCGCCATAATGGAATTAGTGAACGCGATCTATGATTTCCGCGCTGAAGCAGCCTCGAACGGGGTCTCTGACCTGAGTGACGCGGTCCTACGTGAGGCTATCGAGACAGTTGTATTACTTCTTGCTCCTTTTGCCCCACATTTGACTGAAGAGCTTTGGGAACGCCTGGGGAAAGCGGGAAGCGTTCATCGGCAAAGATGGCCTCAATACAGTCAAGAGGCGTTGAAGGCAGAAGAAATGACCATCGTGATCCAGGTGAACGGAAAGGTGCGAGATAGGATAACGGTCCCTCGAGGTATTGAGGAAGATGATCTTCGCAACCTGGCTCTAGCTCAGGAAAAGGTGCGTCGTTTCATAGGAAATAAACCCGTCAAAGGCGTCTTTGTAGTACCTGAGCGTCTAGTGAACATAGTCATATAA
- a CDS encoding stage II sporulation protein P: MTSISGRSFTELIVPGEKKGSIFPDLETGRQSAGNPAGKIKGLDQFLQERLAVLRRVTFPSNGDPARAGDGTNLKIWTLKFLSGIMGVKTSDLKTFLSLPGGGLPKDVKVLPVAGSRLAHGPGPGDKVAKEGILTPPSPPSPDVPEPSPEGSRPPGHEPGFDILRPFRRSQGPPTVLIYHSHSSEAYRPTSGANYVWGKDEGVIKVGDRLAQVLTERYGIGVIHSRKIHDYPVWRDAYANSSKTVAEYLKQNQSIEIVLDLHRDSSPGLTPEVTTAEIKGKKVARVFIVVTTDAFGLPHPNWQENFAFARYLQGKMEEMYPGLSRGIDLRQDGRWNQHLHPRSIILEIGSVDNSREEAERSAELVADVLSQVMKDLEIR, translated from the coding sequence TTGACCTCTATATCGGGACGGTCATTTACAGAACTTATAGTGCCCGGGGAAAAGAAGGGTTCCATCTTTCCAGATCTCGAAACGGGTAGACAATCCGCCGGAAATCCAGCAGGGAAGATCAAGGGTCTTGATCAATTCCTCCAGGAGAGGCTCGCAGTTCTCCGCCGGGTGACCTTTCCATCAAATGGGGATCCCGCCAGGGCCGGGGATGGGACGAACCTCAAAATTTGGACCTTGAAGTTCCTATCCGGGATCATGGGAGTGAAGACATCAGACCTCAAGACCTTCCTCTCTTTACCTGGTGGCGGACTTCCCAAGGATGTTAAGGTCCTTCCTGTCGCTGGCTCCAGGCTTGCCCACGGTCCTGGGCCGGGGGATAAGGTCGCCAAAGAAGGTATCCTCACGCCGCCTTCACCTCCGTCGCCGGACGTTCCTGAGCCTTCCCCTGAAGGCTCTAGGCCACCGGGGCATGAACCCGGTTTTGACATTCTTCGGCCGTTTAGGAGATCCCAGGGACCGCCTACCGTGCTCATCTATCACAGCCATAGTTCTGAGGCCTATCGCCCCACGTCTGGGGCAAACTATGTATGGGGAAAAGATGAGGGCGTCATCAAAGTAGGAGATCGCCTTGCCCAGGTACTCACCGAACGCTACGGAATCGGGGTGATTCACTCTCGAAAGATTCATGATTACCCCGTCTGGCGTGATGCATATGCCAATTCCAGCAAGACAGTGGCGGAGTATTTGAAGCAAAATCAATCTATAGAGATAGTGCTGGACTTGCACCGGGATTCCTCTCCAGGTTTGACTCCTGAGGTTACTACCGCTGAGATCAAAGGCAAGAAGGTGGCCCGGGTGTTTATCGTAGTAACTACCGATGCTTTCGGCCTGCCTCACCCCAACTGGCAGGAAAACTTCGCCTTCGCAAGATATTTGCAGGGCAAGATGGAGGAGATGTATCCCGGCCTTTCCCGTGGCATAGATCTGAGGCAGGATGGACGGTGGAATCAACACCTTCATCCACGCTCTATCATCCTTGAAATAGGATCTGTAGACAATAGTAGAGAAGAAGCTGAGAGATCGGCTGAACTGGTTGCGGATGTTTTGAGCCAGGTTATGAAGGACCTCGAGATAAGATGA
- the lepA gene encoding elongation factor 4 — protein sequence MASPQQENTRNFCIIAHIDHGKSTLADRILELTGAIPERQMMDQVLDSMDLERERGITIKAKAVRIPYVSRDGVQYELNLIDTPGHVDFNYEVSRSLAACEGALLVVDASQGVEAQTIANLYLAVENDLAIIPVINKIDLPNADPVRVQRELQDVAGIRPEECIMVSAKTGEGISEVLEAIVRRIPAPSGNPGAPLRALVFDSHFDSYRGVIAYIRVMEGTLRAGMGIKLMATGRESEVFEIGVFKPDMTPVDSLSAGEVGYVASGIKDVADLHVGDTMTQVDRPASDPLPGYRQARPMVFCGLYPADTERYEDLRDALAKLKLNDASLSYEPETSVALGFGFRCGFLGLLHADIVKERLEREFGLELITTAPGVVYKVVKTNGEVVMVDNPSRLPPAGEIESISEPYVLATIVAPKDYIGPVMELCQERRRIYKGMEYISESRVTLTYRLPLSEILVDFFDRLKSKTRGYASLDYQYEGHYESDLVKLDILLNGRPVDALSCIIFKGKAQERGRKLVETLRRIIPRQLFEVPIQAAIGSSVIARETVPALRKNVLQKCYGGDVTRKRKLLEKQKEGKKRMKRLGTVEVPQEAFMAVLKVD from the coding sequence GTGGCTTCTCCGCAGCAAGAAAACACTCGAAACTTCTGCATAATCGCTCATATCGATCATGGTAAATCGACGCTGGCTGATAGGATTCTCGAGCTTACCGGCGCCATACCAGAACGTCAGATGATGGATCAAGTCCTCGATAGTATGGATCTCGAGCGCGAGAGAGGCATCACCATCAAAGCGAAGGCTGTGCGTATTCCATATGTTTCTCGAGATGGCGTCCAATATGAGCTCAACCTTATTGACACTCCAGGACATGTAGATTTCAACTATGAGGTTTCCAGGAGCCTCGCGGCATGTGAAGGTGCTTTGCTTGTGGTGGATGCATCCCAGGGGGTAGAGGCTCAGACCATCGCCAATTTGTACCTGGCAGTCGAGAATGATCTCGCCATCATTCCTGTGATAAATAAGATCGACCTGCCGAATGCGGACCCTGTCAGGGTTCAACGCGAGCTGCAGGATGTGGCGGGCATAAGGCCCGAAGAATGCATAATGGTCTCAGCCAAGACAGGAGAAGGCATATCTGAGGTTCTTGAGGCGATCGTGCGCAGGATACCCGCTCCCTCAGGGAATCCAGGCGCGCCACTCAGGGCGTTGGTATTCGACTCGCATTTTGATTCTTACAGAGGCGTGATAGCATATATACGGGTCATGGAGGGAACCCTGCGTGCAGGCATGGGTATTAAGTTGATGGCTACCGGCAGGGAATCAGAGGTCTTTGAAATCGGGGTTTTCAAGCCAGATATGACTCCTGTAGACTCATTATCAGCCGGGGAAGTGGGATATGTAGCATCCGGAATCAAGGATGTGGCGGACCTTCACGTGGGTGATACCATGACTCAGGTCGATAGGCCCGCCTCTGACCCATTGCCTGGATACCGCCAGGCACGGCCCATGGTGTTTTGTGGGCTCTACCCTGCAGACACAGAGAGATACGAAGACCTTAGGGACGCACTTGCAAAGCTCAAGTTAAATGATGCCTCCCTTTCATATGAACCGGAAACATCTGTGGCCCTTGGGTTTGGCTTTCGGTGCGGATTTTTGGGGTTGCTGCATGCGGATATAGTCAAGGAGCGCCTGGAGAGAGAATTTGGCCTAGAGCTTATAACTACAGCGCCTGGTGTTGTATACAAGGTGGTCAAGACGAACGGCGAAGTGGTCATGGTGGACAACCCTTCCAGGCTGCCCCCTGCAGGTGAAATTGAATCCATCTCAGAGCCTTATGTACTGGCTACGATAGTAGCCCCAAAGGACTATATCGGGCCAGTGATGGAGCTGTGTCAGGAACGGCGGAGAATCTATAAGGGCATGGAGTATATCAGCGAAAGCCGGGTCACTTTGACCTACCGTCTGCCGCTTTCCGAGATCCTAGTGGATTTCTTTGATAGGCTGAAATCAAAGACCAGAGGGTATGCTTCTTTAGATTATCAGTATGAGGGCCATTATGAGTCAGATCTCGTCAAACTGGATATTCTTCTCAATGGCAGGCCTGTGGACGCCTTGTCATGTATCATATTCAAGGGAAAGGCACAAGAGCGCGGACGTAAACTTGTTGAGACGCTAAGGAGGATCATCCCCCGTCAACTTTTTGAAGTCCCTATCCAGGCTGCCATAGGATCAAGTGTGATAGCACGGGAGACTGTGCCAGCTCTCAGAAAAAATGTGTTGCAGAAATGCTATGGGGGAGATGTGACACGAAAGAGGAAGCTGCTGGAAAAACAAAAGGAAGGGAAAAAGCGAATGAAGCGATTGGGAACGGTGGAGGTGCCACAGGAGGCTTTTATGGCCGTCCTCAAAGTAGACTAA
- the holA gene encoding DNA polymerase III subunit delta — protein MVISDSGIDIVQEISKGRSSGVYLLYGEEPFLRDETSSKLADSLLEASIREFNLAIIDGASASLQDMINAVMALPVFSERRVTIIKEFDKLGATDAERLLKAASHMSSANILLLLAGPGPIREGTRKAVSKIGRVIEFKKLYEGEATSWLVRRAGSLGLKLPYPLAHKMVDSLGCDLRLLATELDKLATYLGKLSTRRVITSEEIEAIVAKSIGTTVFDLVDAIGKRDSVQALERLRSLISMKEEPIKILGGIVWQMRSVLQAKLLQQKKMPVQKMAAAMGKSLFATRKCLAQAQNFMPIELENAIHAAFHCDLEIKTGSIPPQMALEKLVIALCSRSK, from the coding sequence TTGGTGATATCAGACTCAGGCATTGATATAGTCCAGGAGATAAGCAAGGGAAGATCTAGCGGGGTATACCTCCTCTATGGCGAGGAACCTTTTTTGCGAGATGAGACATCTTCTAAGCTCGCCGACTCGCTTTTGGAGGCCTCCATACGGGAATTTAATCTGGCCATCATCGATGGCGCATCGGCATCTCTGCAAGATATGATAAACGCTGTCATGGCATTGCCGGTTTTCTCAGAACGGCGTGTCACTATAATAAAGGAATTTGACAAGCTAGGCGCGACAGATGCCGAAAGGCTCCTGAAGGCGGCTTCGCATATGTCTAGCGCCAATATATTGCTTTTATTGGCCGGGCCTGGGCCCATCCGCGAAGGGACGCGTAAGGCCGTCTCAAAAATAGGTCGTGTCATAGAATTCAAGAAACTCTACGAGGGCGAAGCAACCAGCTGGCTCGTCCGCAGGGCAGGGAGCCTCGGACTCAAGCTTCCTTACCCTTTGGCGCATAAAATGGTTGACAGTCTAGGCTGCGATCTTAGACTTCTGGCCACAGAGCTCGATAAGCTGGCCACTTATCTCGGAAAGCTTTCTACCAGGAGAGTCATTACCTCTGAAGAGATCGAGGCCATCGTGGCGAAGTCTATCGGGACGACGGTATTCGACCTGGTGGACGCTATTGGAAAGCGTGATAGTGTGCAGGCGCTGGAAAGACTTAGGTCTTTGATAAGCATGAAAGAAGAGCCAATAAAGATCCTTGGGGGGATAGTATGGCAGATGCGGTCGGTGCTTCAAGCCAAGTTGCTCCAGCAAAAGAAGATGCCTGTTCAGAAGATGGCCGCCGCCATGGGGAAGTCCCTTTTCGCCACCCGGAAGTGCTTGGCGCAGGCGCAAAATTTCATGCCGATAGAACTCGAGAATGCCATCCATGCGGCCTTTCACTGCGACCTTGAGATAAAGACAGGCAGCATACCTCCTCAGATGGCGTTGGAGAAGCTGGTGATCGCCCTATGCTCGCGTTCAAAGTGA